A stretch of the Hippoglossus hippoglossus isolate fHipHip1 chromosome 1, fHipHip1.pri, whole genome shotgun sequence genome encodes the following:
- the gab1 gene encoding GRB2-associated-binding protein 1 isoform X1: MSGGDVVCSGWLRKSPPEKKLRRYAWKKRWFVLRSGRLTGDPDVLEYYKNDHAKKPIRVIDLNLCEQVDAGLSFKKKDLEHSFIFDIKTIDRVFYLVADTEDEMNKWVCCICDICGFNPTDDEAAKAAHQSAIGGLVVDTPPHPSLGHIVGQAAILTNVPPPYQPVSVRHLDSQSSSEEPQDYLWLVNCESKKPEPNSSVLLHSPLEGDQEYLLLEECESKTLPPQASLAHAECSKSTSSETDLNDNLPSHRTPTSSTSSSKHTSHNGFFPQHPAPASTSPIYDSPPSRGASLSTDAGLYHLPRSYSQDNVVLPKSASSPPAHPDGGDASELYVFNTPSRKPSMESQLRNLSISYDIPPTPGANCTYQVPRTLSVSTGVGGSEGGGDVVPPPRPPKPSLSSISGPPPPPAERSPTDTYCVPRSASETDGNYCVPTSAGNKTLRSNTIGTVDSSRLRKDFGSQDCYDIPRSFPSEKSCSFDFNESFNSYFKNKGMMPVGSQSTEEVDQNYVPMSANSPSHHHSGSLSEPTHEPNYVPMTPSTMEFSSLGKQVPPPAHMGFRSSPKTPPRRPILIDCQPPPVDRNLKPDRKGQSPKIIRAKGVGLERTDSQTVGEFPRGRRKGKPAPLEIKPLPEWEEPCTPVRSPVTRSFARDLSRFPMPARPPSVHSTASSTDSEECEENYVAMVPNMSTDEPNMKLVAPMTADGGSSPMVKPKGDKQVEYLDLDLDPGKSTPPRKMKSNGTGMAASDERVDYVVVDQQRTQALKSTREAWNDGRHLAETDTLSKGTK; encoded by the exons GCATGGAAGAAGCGGTGGTTTGTACTTCGCAGTGGCCGTCTGACCGGCGACCCAGACGTGTTGGAGTACTACAAGAATGACCATGCCAAGAAGCCCATCCGCGTGATTGATCTCAACTTGTGCGAGCAG GTGGATGCTGGGCTGTCGTTCAAAAAGAAGGACTTGGAGCACAGCTTCATATTCGACATCAAGACCATCGACCGTGTCTTCTACCTGGTGGCTGACACCGAAGACGAGATGAATAAGTGGGTTTGCTGCATCTGCGACATCTGTGGTTTTAACCCAACCGATGACG AAGCTGCAAAAGCTGCTCACCAGTCAGCCATCGGAGGCCTGGTAGTGGACACGCCCCCACATCCATCATTGGGTCACATTGTCGGTCAAGCAGCTATACTGACCAACGTGCCGCCTCCTTACCAGCCGGTCAGTGTGCGGCACCTGGACTCTCAGTCCAGTTCAGAGGAGCCTCAGGATTATCTGTGGCTCGTCAACTGTGAGAGTAAAAAGCCTGAACCcaacag cTCAGTGCTGCTTCACTCTCCATTGGAGGGAGACCAGGAGTATTTGCTCCTGGAGGAGTGTGAGAGCAAGACTCTTCCTCCACAGGCTAGTCT AGCCCATGCTGAGTGTTCCAAGTCTACCTCTTCAGAGACAGACCTGAATGACAACCTCCCCTCTCACCGCACGCCTacgtcctccacctcctcatctaAACACACCTCGCACAACGGCTTCTTTCCCCAGCACCCGGCCcctgcctccacctctcccATCTACGACTCTCCCCCATCACGCGGTGCCTCGCTCTCGACCGACGCCGGCCTTTACCACCTCCCTCGCAGCTACTCGCAAGACAACGTTGTGCTCCCTAAGTCAGCCTCCTCGCCTCCAGCCCACCCAGACGGCGGGGATGCCTCGGAGCTTTACGTCTTCAACACACCTTCGAGGAAGCCCTCGATGGAGTCACAGTTGCGCAACCTTTCCATTAGTTATGATATTCCACCCACACCTGGTGCAAACTGTACCTACCAGGTGCCCCGCACGTTGTCAGTGTCGACAGGTGTTGGAGGCTCAGAGGGTGGGGGAGATGTAGTCCCCCCTCCAAGACCACCCAAGCCTTCGCTCAGTTCCATCTCAGGACCCCCACCACCCCCTGCTGAGCGCTCACCCACGGACACCTACTGTGTGCCCCGCTCAGCCTCAGAGACTGATGGGAACTACTGTGTGCCTACTAGCGCTGGGAATAAGACCTTACGCAGCAACACTATTGGCACTGTGGACAGTTCACGCCTCCGCAAAG ATTTTGGATCCCAGGACTGCTACGACATTCCTCGATCATTCCCCTCCGAAAAAAGCTGCTCGTTTGATTTCAATGAAAGCTTCAACAGCTACTTC aaaaacaaaggaatgaTGCCAGTGGGCAGCCAGTCCACAGAAGAGGTCGACCAGAACTACGTACCCATGAGTGCCAACTCGCCGTCACATCATCACTCGGGCAGTTTGTCAGAGCCAACGCACGAACCCAACTATGTGCCCATGACTCCGAGCACCATGGAGTTCTCCTCTCTGGGAAAGCAGGTGCCCCCGCCCGCACACATGGGGTTTCGCTCAAGTCCCAAGACCCCCCCTCGCAGGCCGATACTCATCGACTGCCAGCCCCCTCCTGTGGACCGAAATCTCAAACCTGATCGCAAAG GTCAGAGTCCTAAAATAATAAGAGCAAAAGGTGTTGGTTTAGAGCGAACCGACTCTCAAACCGTAGGTGAATTCCCAAGGGGACGACGCAAGG GAAAACCCGCTCCACTGGAGATCAAACCGCTGCCAGAGTGGGAGGAGCCCTGTACGCCTGTCCGCTCGCCTGTCACACGCTCATTCGCTCGAGA TCTCTCTAGGTTTCCAATGCCAGCGAGACCCCCGTCAGTGCATAGCACGGCCTCCAGCACTGACTCCGAGGAGTGTGAAGAGAATTATGTAGCCATGGTCCCTAATATGTCCACAGACGAACCA AACATGAAGCTTGTTGCGCCCATGACCGCGGATGGTGGTAGCAGCCCCATGGTGAAGCCAAAAGGAGACAAACAGGTGGAGTACCTGGATTTGGATCTTGACCCCGGCAAGTCCACCCCACCTAGAAAG ATGAAAAGCAATGGAACTGGTATGGCAGCATCAGATGAGCGTGTTGACTATGTGGTTGTGGACCAGCAACGAACACAGGCCCTTAAGAGCACTCGGGAGGCCTGGAATGATGGCCGCCATTTAGCGGAGACAGACACCCTTTCCAAAGGAACCAAGTGA
- the gab1 gene encoding GRB2-associated-binding protein 1 isoform X2, with amino-acid sequence MSGGDVVCSGWLRKSPPEKKLRRYAWKKRWFVLRSGRLTGDPDVLEYYKNDHAKKPIRVIDLNLCEQVDAGLSFKKKDLEHSFIFDIKTIDRVFYLVADTEDEMNKWVCCICDICGFNPTDDAAKAAHQSAIGGLVVDTPPHPSLGHIVGQAAILTNVPPPYQPVSVRHLDSQSSSEEPQDYLWLVNCESKKPEPNSSVLLHSPLEGDQEYLLLEECESKTLPPQASLAHAECSKSTSSETDLNDNLPSHRTPTSSTSSSKHTSHNGFFPQHPAPASTSPIYDSPPSRGASLSTDAGLYHLPRSYSQDNVVLPKSASSPPAHPDGGDASELYVFNTPSRKPSMESQLRNLSISYDIPPTPGANCTYQVPRTLSVSTGVGGSEGGGDVVPPPRPPKPSLSSISGPPPPPAERSPTDTYCVPRSASETDGNYCVPTSAGNKTLRSNTIGTVDSSRLRKDFGSQDCYDIPRSFPSEKSCSFDFNESFNSYFKNKGMMPVGSQSTEEVDQNYVPMSANSPSHHHSGSLSEPTHEPNYVPMTPSTMEFSSLGKQVPPPAHMGFRSSPKTPPRRPILIDCQPPPVDRNLKPDRKGQSPKIIRAKGVGLERTDSQTVGEFPRGRRKGKPAPLEIKPLPEWEEPCTPVRSPVTRSFARDLSRFPMPARPPSVHSTASSTDSEECEENYVAMVPNMSTDEPNMKLVAPMTADGGSSPMVKPKGDKQVEYLDLDLDPGKSTPPRKMKSNGTGMAASDERVDYVVVDQQRTQALKSTREAWNDGRHLAETDTLSKGTK; translated from the exons GCATGGAAGAAGCGGTGGTTTGTACTTCGCAGTGGCCGTCTGACCGGCGACCCAGACGTGTTGGAGTACTACAAGAATGACCATGCCAAGAAGCCCATCCGCGTGATTGATCTCAACTTGTGCGAGCAG GTGGATGCTGGGCTGTCGTTCAAAAAGAAGGACTTGGAGCACAGCTTCATATTCGACATCAAGACCATCGACCGTGTCTTCTACCTGGTGGCTGACACCGAAGACGAGATGAATAAGTGGGTTTGCTGCATCTGCGACATCTGTGGTTTTAACCCAACCGATGACG CTGCAAAAGCTGCTCACCAGTCAGCCATCGGAGGCCTGGTAGTGGACACGCCCCCACATCCATCATTGGGTCACATTGTCGGTCAAGCAGCTATACTGACCAACGTGCCGCCTCCTTACCAGCCGGTCAGTGTGCGGCACCTGGACTCTCAGTCCAGTTCAGAGGAGCCTCAGGATTATCTGTGGCTCGTCAACTGTGAGAGTAAAAAGCCTGAACCcaacag cTCAGTGCTGCTTCACTCTCCATTGGAGGGAGACCAGGAGTATTTGCTCCTGGAGGAGTGTGAGAGCAAGACTCTTCCTCCACAGGCTAGTCT AGCCCATGCTGAGTGTTCCAAGTCTACCTCTTCAGAGACAGACCTGAATGACAACCTCCCCTCTCACCGCACGCCTacgtcctccacctcctcatctaAACACACCTCGCACAACGGCTTCTTTCCCCAGCACCCGGCCcctgcctccacctctcccATCTACGACTCTCCCCCATCACGCGGTGCCTCGCTCTCGACCGACGCCGGCCTTTACCACCTCCCTCGCAGCTACTCGCAAGACAACGTTGTGCTCCCTAAGTCAGCCTCCTCGCCTCCAGCCCACCCAGACGGCGGGGATGCCTCGGAGCTTTACGTCTTCAACACACCTTCGAGGAAGCCCTCGATGGAGTCACAGTTGCGCAACCTTTCCATTAGTTATGATATTCCACCCACACCTGGTGCAAACTGTACCTACCAGGTGCCCCGCACGTTGTCAGTGTCGACAGGTGTTGGAGGCTCAGAGGGTGGGGGAGATGTAGTCCCCCCTCCAAGACCACCCAAGCCTTCGCTCAGTTCCATCTCAGGACCCCCACCACCCCCTGCTGAGCGCTCACCCACGGACACCTACTGTGTGCCCCGCTCAGCCTCAGAGACTGATGGGAACTACTGTGTGCCTACTAGCGCTGGGAATAAGACCTTACGCAGCAACACTATTGGCACTGTGGACAGTTCACGCCTCCGCAAAG ATTTTGGATCCCAGGACTGCTACGACATTCCTCGATCATTCCCCTCCGAAAAAAGCTGCTCGTTTGATTTCAATGAAAGCTTCAACAGCTACTTC aaaaacaaaggaatgaTGCCAGTGGGCAGCCAGTCCACAGAAGAGGTCGACCAGAACTACGTACCCATGAGTGCCAACTCGCCGTCACATCATCACTCGGGCAGTTTGTCAGAGCCAACGCACGAACCCAACTATGTGCCCATGACTCCGAGCACCATGGAGTTCTCCTCTCTGGGAAAGCAGGTGCCCCCGCCCGCACACATGGGGTTTCGCTCAAGTCCCAAGACCCCCCCTCGCAGGCCGATACTCATCGACTGCCAGCCCCCTCCTGTGGACCGAAATCTCAAACCTGATCGCAAAG GTCAGAGTCCTAAAATAATAAGAGCAAAAGGTGTTGGTTTAGAGCGAACCGACTCTCAAACCGTAGGTGAATTCCCAAGGGGACGACGCAAGG GAAAACCCGCTCCACTGGAGATCAAACCGCTGCCAGAGTGGGAGGAGCCCTGTACGCCTGTCCGCTCGCCTGTCACACGCTCATTCGCTCGAGA TCTCTCTAGGTTTCCAATGCCAGCGAGACCCCCGTCAGTGCATAGCACGGCCTCCAGCACTGACTCCGAGGAGTGTGAAGAGAATTATGTAGCCATGGTCCCTAATATGTCCACAGACGAACCA AACATGAAGCTTGTTGCGCCCATGACCGCGGATGGTGGTAGCAGCCCCATGGTGAAGCCAAAAGGAGACAAACAGGTGGAGTACCTGGATTTGGATCTTGACCCCGGCAAGTCCACCCCACCTAGAAAG ATGAAAAGCAATGGAACTGGTATGGCAGCATCAGATGAGCGTGTTGACTATGTGGTTGTGGACCAGCAACGAACACAGGCCCTTAAGAGCACTCGGGAGGCCTGGAATGATGGCCGCCATTTAGCGGAGACAGACACCCTTTCCAAAGGAACCAAGTGA
- the gab1 gene encoding GRB2-associated-binding protein 1 isoform X9, giving the protein MSGGDVVCSGWLRKSPPEKKLRRYAWKKRWFVLRSGRLTGDPDVLEYYKNDHAKKPIRVIDLNLCEQVDAGLSFKKKDLEHSFIFDIKTIDRVFYLVADTEDEMNKWVCCICDICGFNPTDDAAKAAHQSAIGGLVVDTPPHPSLGHIVGQAAILTNVPPPYQPVSVRHLDSQSSSEEPQDYLWLVNCESKKPEPNSSVLLHSPLEGDQEYLLLEECESKTLPPQASLAHAECSKSTSSETDLNDNLPSHRTPTSSTSSSKHTSHNGFFPQHPAPASTSPIYDSPPSRGASLSTDAGLYHLPRSYSQDNVVLPKSASSPPAHPDGGDASELYVFNTPSRKPSMESQLRNLSISYDIPPTPGANCTYQVPRTLSVSTGVGGSEGGGDVVPPPRPPKPSLSSISGPPPPPAERSPTDTYCVPRSASETDGNYCVPTSAGNKTLRSNTIGTVDSSRLRKDFGSQDCYDIPRSFPSEKSCSFDFNESFNSYFKNKGMMPVGSQSTEEVDQNYVPMSANSPSHHHSGSLSEPTHEPNYVPMTPSTMEFSSLGKQVPPPAHMGFRSSPKTPPRRPILIDCQPPPVDRNLKPDRKGKPAPLEIKPLPEWEEPCTPVRSPVTRSFARDLSRFPMPARPPSVHSTASSTDSEECEENYVAMVPNMSTDEPNMKLVAPMTADGGSSPMVKPKGDKQVEYLDLDLDPGKSTPPRKMKSNGTGMAASDERVDYVVVDQQRTQALKSTREAWNDGRHLAETDTLSKGTK; this is encoded by the exons GCATGGAAGAAGCGGTGGTTTGTACTTCGCAGTGGCCGTCTGACCGGCGACCCAGACGTGTTGGAGTACTACAAGAATGACCATGCCAAGAAGCCCATCCGCGTGATTGATCTCAACTTGTGCGAGCAG GTGGATGCTGGGCTGTCGTTCAAAAAGAAGGACTTGGAGCACAGCTTCATATTCGACATCAAGACCATCGACCGTGTCTTCTACCTGGTGGCTGACACCGAAGACGAGATGAATAAGTGGGTTTGCTGCATCTGCGACATCTGTGGTTTTAACCCAACCGATGACG CTGCAAAAGCTGCTCACCAGTCAGCCATCGGAGGCCTGGTAGTGGACACGCCCCCACATCCATCATTGGGTCACATTGTCGGTCAAGCAGCTATACTGACCAACGTGCCGCCTCCTTACCAGCCGGTCAGTGTGCGGCACCTGGACTCTCAGTCCAGTTCAGAGGAGCCTCAGGATTATCTGTGGCTCGTCAACTGTGAGAGTAAAAAGCCTGAACCcaacag cTCAGTGCTGCTTCACTCTCCATTGGAGGGAGACCAGGAGTATTTGCTCCTGGAGGAGTGTGAGAGCAAGACTCTTCCTCCACAGGCTAGTCT AGCCCATGCTGAGTGTTCCAAGTCTACCTCTTCAGAGACAGACCTGAATGACAACCTCCCCTCTCACCGCACGCCTacgtcctccacctcctcatctaAACACACCTCGCACAACGGCTTCTTTCCCCAGCACCCGGCCcctgcctccacctctcccATCTACGACTCTCCCCCATCACGCGGTGCCTCGCTCTCGACCGACGCCGGCCTTTACCACCTCCCTCGCAGCTACTCGCAAGACAACGTTGTGCTCCCTAAGTCAGCCTCCTCGCCTCCAGCCCACCCAGACGGCGGGGATGCCTCGGAGCTTTACGTCTTCAACACACCTTCGAGGAAGCCCTCGATGGAGTCACAGTTGCGCAACCTTTCCATTAGTTATGATATTCCACCCACACCTGGTGCAAACTGTACCTACCAGGTGCCCCGCACGTTGTCAGTGTCGACAGGTGTTGGAGGCTCAGAGGGTGGGGGAGATGTAGTCCCCCCTCCAAGACCACCCAAGCCTTCGCTCAGTTCCATCTCAGGACCCCCACCACCCCCTGCTGAGCGCTCACCCACGGACACCTACTGTGTGCCCCGCTCAGCCTCAGAGACTGATGGGAACTACTGTGTGCCTACTAGCGCTGGGAATAAGACCTTACGCAGCAACACTATTGGCACTGTGGACAGTTCACGCCTCCGCAAAG ATTTTGGATCCCAGGACTGCTACGACATTCCTCGATCATTCCCCTCCGAAAAAAGCTGCTCGTTTGATTTCAATGAAAGCTTCAACAGCTACTTC aaaaacaaaggaatgaTGCCAGTGGGCAGCCAGTCCACAGAAGAGGTCGACCAGAACTACGTACCCATGAGTGCCAACTCGCCGTCACATCATCACTCGGGCAGTTTGTCAGAGCCAACGCACGAACCCAACTATGTGCCCATGACTCCGAGCACCATGGAGTTCTCCTCTCTGGGAAAGCAGGTGCCCCCGCCCGCACACATGGGGTTTCGCTCAAGTCCCAAGACCCCCCCTCGCAGGCCGATACTCATCGACTGCCAGCCCCCTCCTGTGGACCGAAATCTCAAACCTGATCGCAAAG GAAAACCCGCTCCACTGGAGATCAAACCGCTGCCAGAGTGGGAGGAGCCCTGTACGCCTGTCCGCTCGCCTGTCACACGCTCATTCGCTCGAGA TCTCTCTAGGTTTCCAATGCCAGCGAGACCCCCGTCAGTGCATAGCACGGCCTCCAGCACTGACTCCGAGGAGTGTGAAGAGAATTATGTAGCCATGGTCCCTAATATGTCCACAGACGAACCA AACATGAAGCTTGTTGCGCCCATGACCGCGGATGGTGGTAGCAGCCCCATGGTGAAGCCAAAAGGAGACAAACAGGTGGAGTACCTGGATTTGGATCTTGACCCCGGCAAGTCCACCCCACCTAGAAAG ATGAAAAGCAATGGAACTGGTATGGCAGCATCAGATGAGCGTGTTGACTATGTGGTTGTGGACCAGCAACGAACACAGGCCCTTAAGAGCACTCGGGAGGCCTGGAATGATGGCCGCCATTTAGCGGAGACAGACACCCTTTCCAAAGGAACCAAGTGA
- the gab1 gene encoding GRB2-associated-binding protein 1 isoform X5, giving the protein MSGGDVVCSGWLRKSPPEKKLRRYAWKKRWFVLRSGRLTGDPDVLEYYKNDHAKKPIRVIDLNLCEQVDAGLSFKKKDLEHSFIFDIKTIDRVFYLVADTEDEMNKWVCCICDICGFNPTDDEAAKAAHQSAIGGLVVDTPPHPSLGHIVGQAAILTNVPPPYQPVSVRHLDSQSSSEEPQDYLWLVNCESKKPEPNSSVLLHSPLEGDQEYLLLEECESKTLPPQASLAHAECSKSTSSETDLNDNLPSHRTPTSSTSSSKHTSHNGFFPQHPAPASTSPIYDSPPSRGASLSTDAGLYHLPRSYSQDNVVLPKSASSPPAHPDGGDASELYVFNTPSRKPSMESQLRNLSISYDIPPTPGANCTYQVPRTLSVSTGVGGSEGGGDVVPPPRPPKPSLSSISGPPPPPAERSPTDTYCVPRSASETDGNYCVPTSAGNKTLRSNTIGTVDSSRLRKDFGSQDCYDIPRSFPSEKSCSFDFNESFNSYFKNKGMMPVGSQSTEEVDQNYVPMSANSPSHHHSGSLSEPTHEPNYVPMTPSTMEFSSLGKQVPPPAHMGFRSSPKTPPRRPILIDCQPPPVDRNLKPDRKGKPAPLEIKPLPEWEEPCTPVRSPVTRSFARDLSRFPMPARPPSVHSTASSTDSEECEENYVAMVPNMSTDEPNMKLVAPMTADGGSSPMVKPKGDKQVEYLDLDLDPGKSTPPRKMKSNGTGMAASDERVDYVVVDQQRTQALKSTREAWNDGRHLAETDTLSKGTK; this is encoded by the exons GCATGGAAGAAGCGGTGGTTTGTACTTCGCAGTGGCCGTCTGACCGGCGACCCAGACGTGTTGGAGTACTACAAGAATGACCATGCCAAGAAGCCCATCCGCGTGATTGATCTCAACTTGTGCGAGCAG GTGGATGCTGGGCTGTCGTTCAAAAAGAAGGACTTGGAGCACAGCTTCATATTCGACATCAAGACCATCGACCGTGTCTTCTACCTGGTGGCTGACACCGAAGACGAGATGAATAAGTGGGTTTGCTGCATCTGCGACATCTGTGGTTTTAACCCAACCGATGACG AAGCTGCAAAAGCTGCTCACCAGTCAGCCATCGGAGGCCTGGTAGTGGACACGCCCCCACATCCATCATTGGGTCACATTGTCGGTCAAGCAGCTATACTGACCAACGTGCCGCCTCCTTACCAGCCGGTCAGTGTGCGGCACCTGGACTCTCAGTCCAGTTCAGAGGAGCCTCAGGATTATCTGTGGCTCGTCAACTGTGAGAGTAAAAAGCCTGAACCcaacag cTCAGTGCTGCTTCACTCTCCATTGGAGGGAGACCAGGAGTATTTGCTCCTGGAGGAGTGTGAGAGCAAGACTCTTCCTCCACAGGCTAGTCT AGCCCATGCTGAGTGTTCCAAGTCTACCTCTTCAGAGACAGACCTGAATGACAACCTCCCCTCTCACCGCACGCCTacgtcctccacctcctcatctaAACACACCTCGCACAACGGCTTCTTTCCCCAGCACCCGGCCcctgcctccacctctcccATCTACGACTCTCCCCCATCACGCGGTGCCTCGCTCTCGACCGACGCCGGCCTTTACCACCTCCCTCGCAGCTACTCGCAAGACAACGTTGTGCTCCCTAAGTCAGCCTCCTCGCCTCCAGCCCACCCAGACGGCGGGGATGCCTCGGAGCTTTACGTCTTCAACACACCTTCGAGGAAGCCCTCGATGGAGTCACAGTTGCGCAACCTTTCCATTAGTTATGATATTCCACCCACACCTGGTGCAAACTGTACCTACCAGGTGCCCCGCACGTTGTCAGTGTCGACAGGTGTTGGAGGCTCAGAGGGTGGGGGAGATGTAGTCCCCCCTCCAAGACCACCCAAGCCTTCGCTCAGTTCCATCTCAGGACCCCCACCACCCCCTGCTGAGCGCTCACCCACGGACACCTACTGTGTGCCCCGCTCAGCCTCAGAGACTGATGGGAACTACTGTGTGCCTACTAGCGCTGGGAATAAGACCTTACGCAGCAACACTATTGGCACTGTGGACAGTTCACGCCTCCGCAAAG ATTTTGGATCCCAGGACTGCTACGACATTCCTCGATCATTCCCCTCCGAAAAAAGCTGCTCGTTTGATTTCAATGAAAGCTTCAACAGCTACTTC aaaaacaaaggaatgaTGCCAGTGGGCAGCCAGTCCACAGAAGAGGTCGACCAGAACTACGTACCCATGAGTGCCAACTCGCCGTCACATCATCACTCGGGCAGTTTGTCAGAGCCAACGCACGAACCCAACTATGTGCCCATGACTCCGAGCACCATGGAGTTCTCCTCTCTGGGAAAGCAGGTGCCCCCGCCCGCACACATGGGGTTTCGCTCAAGTCCCAAGACCCCCCCTCGCAGGCCGATACTCATCGACTGCCAGCCCCCTCCTGTGGACCGAAATCTCAAACCTGATCGCAAAG GAAAACCCGCTCCACTGGAGATCAAACCGCTGCCAGAGTGGGAGGAGCCCTGTACGCCTGTCCGCTCGCCTGTCACACGCTCATTCGCTCGAGA TCTCTCTAGGTTTCCAATGCCAGCGAGACCCCCGTCAGTGCATAGCACGGCCTCCAGCACTGACTCCGAGGAGTGTGAAGAGAATTATGTAGCCATGGTCCCTAATATGTCCACAGACGAACCA AACATGAAGCTTGTTGCGCCCATGACCGCGGATGGTGGTAGCAGCCCCATGGTGAAGCCAAAAGGAGACAAACAGGTGGAGTACCTGGATTTGGATCTTGACCCCGGCAAGTCCACCCCACCTAGAAAG ATGAAAAGCAATGGAACTGGTATGGCAGCATCAGATGAGCGTGTTGACTATGTGGTTGTGGACCAGCAACGAACACAGGCCCTTAAGAGCACTCGGGAGGCCTGGAATGATGGCCGCCATTTAGCGGAGACAGACACCCTTTCCAAAGGAACCAAGTGA